The Angustibacter sp. Root456 genome includes the window GACCTCGCGGACGCACCACAGCGCCTCGCGCAGCTCTCACCGCCGGTCGTGGCACCTGAGGCCGTGGCGCTCGGCGTCGCGCTGCGCGCGGTGGTCCCCGGCCGGCAGATCGGCCACGGCGCCGATCCCGACGTCGTGCCCGGCGTGATCCGGCTCGACACCGGGCGGTTCGACGACAGCTGCCGGCTGGTGCGCGGCCACAGCGAGGTGTTCACGCCCGGCAGCACCGGGTGGCGCAACCTGCTGGCGACCATGACCGGCGGGCCGGTGCAGGTGCTGCAACCGGAGCGCTGGCAGACCCACCTCCAGCCCTGGCGGTTGGAGCTCGACGACGGCGTCCCGCGATGGCGACCGCCGCGCTACGTCGTCGACCGCACGCCGTGGAGCGACCCGACCTACGCCGCTGCGTCGTGGCCGCCCCGCTGACGGCGGCGGCGTCCACCCCGCCAGCCGTCACCGGCCGGCGCAGTGGGGTGCCGGGCGTGCGCTCAGTGGCGCTTGCCGGTCGGGAAGATGTCGATGTGCTGGCTCTTGGACTCGGCCTTGGCCTGCTTGTCGGCGCGCTTCTCCTTGAGAGACTTGCCCGCCTTCTTGGACAGATGCTGTCGGGGCGACTTGTCGGACATGGCTGCTCCCTCATCGAGAGCCTGGACGGCTCCGCACTCGTGACACTACGCCCACCACCCGTACGGATCCGGCCGCACGCCAGGACTGACGGTCTGACACACTCCGCGCATGGCATCGACGACGCTGCCCGTGACCGTGGACGATGTGCGGGCCGCCCGCGAGGTGCTCCAAGGAGTCGTACGACCCACGCCGATGGAGTTCAGCCGCGCGCTCTCCGAGCGGGTCGGTGGCCCGGTGTTCCTCAAGTGCGAGAACCTCCAGCGGGCTGGCTCGTTCAAGATCCGCGGCGCGTACACGCGCATGGCCCGCCTCAGCGACGAGGAGAAGGCCCGGGGCGTCGTCGCGGCCAGCGCAGGCAACCACGCGCAGGGGGTGGCGCTCGCCGCCCAGCTGCTCGGGCTGCGCTCGACCGTCTTCATGCCTACCGGGGCCCCGATCCCCAAGCTGCTCGCGACCCGCGGGTACGGCGCTCACGTGGAGCTCACCGGCCTCACGGTCGACGACGCGCTGGTGCAGGCCCGGCGGTTCGCGGACGAGACGGGGGCCGTGCTGATCCACCCGTTCGACCACACCGACATCGTCGCCGGCCAGGGCACGGTCGGGCTGGAGATCCTCGAGGAGTGCCCGGACGTGCGCACCGTCGTGGTGTGCACGGGCGGGGGAGGCCTGCTCGGTGGCATCGCCACGGCGGTGAAGGGCCTGCGCCCTGACGTCCGAGTGGTGGGCGTGCAGGCCGAGACAGCGGCGGCGTACCCGGCGTCGATCGCGGCCGGCCACCCGGTGCC containing:
- the ilvA gene encoding threonine ammonia-lyase — translated: MASTTLPVTVDDVRAAREVLQGVVRPTPMEFSRALSERVGGPVFLKCENLQRAGSFKIRGAYTRMARLSDEEKARGVVAASAGNHAQGVALAAQLLGLRSTVFMPTGAPIPKLLATRGYGAHVELTGLTVDDALVQARRFADETGAVLIHPFDHTDIVAGQGTVGLEILEECPDVRTVVVCTGGGGLLGGIATAVKGLRPDVRVVGVQAETAAAYPASIAAGHPVPLAKMSTMADGIAVGCPGEVPYALVRELVDDICTVSEESLSKALLFLIERAKLVVEPAGAAGVAALLSDAAAFEAPVAVVLSGGNIDPLLLLRVLRHGMAAAGRYLQFRLRVPDRPGSLAALLAVLADVDANVLEIEHVRTGAQLHVDEVEIALQLETKGHDHCDHVLATLREAGYPLNFS